DNA sequence from the Streptomyces cinnabarinus genome:
GACGGCTATGCCGACTTCCTCGACCACGCCCTGCCGGTGCTGCGCCGCCACGACTGCGGCGCCACCCTCTTCGTCCTGCCCGGCAGGCTCGGCGGTGACAACGCCTGGGACCCGCTCGGCCCGCGCAAGCCCCTGCTGACCGCCGACGGCATCCGGCGGGCCGCCGAGGCCGGGGTGGAGATCGGTTCGCACGGACTGACCCATGTGGACCTGACGAAGGCCGACGACGATCTGCTGCACACCGAGACGGCCGAAAGCAGAGCAGTGCTCTCGGAGTTGATCAGTGCTCCGGTCGACGGCTTCTGCTACCCGTACGGCACCGTGGACGCCCGCGCCGTCGCGGCGGTCCGCGCGGCCGGGTACACCTACGCCTGCGCCATCGACCCCGGCCCGCTCACCTCCCCGCACGCCCTCCCCCGCGTCCACGTCGGCCAGAACGACACCGCCGTACGCCTCTATCTCAAGCACCGGCTGCACCGCCTGCGCCGACGCCCCGTGGCGGG
Encoded proteins:
- a CDS encoding polysaccharide deacetylase family protein codes for the protein MSVSVDTGPRLGPRPGPVPWVAMYHSVGDCSDDPYRITVTPERLDEQLGRLRRRGLRGVSMAELLAARARGERRGLVGLTFDDGYADFLDHALPVLRRHDCGATLFVLPGRLGGDNAWDPLGPRKPLLTADGIRRAAEAGVEIGSHGLTHVDLTKADDDLLHTETAESRAVLSELISAPVDGFCYPYGTVDARAVAAVRAAGYTYACAIDPGPLTSPHALPRVHVGQNDTAVRLYLKHRLHRLRRRPVAGL